DNA from Amycolatopsis sp. DSM 110486:
CCGGCGAGCCCGGCGACCCCCACCGCCGCGCTCGCGCGCTTGGGCAGCACGCGTTCCAGCACCCGCGCGGGCACGAACGCGGCGATCGCACCGCTGATCAGCACGCCGAGCACGAGGAACGGCAGCGCCTGCACGCACACGGCGACGAACACCGTGGAGCCGGTGCGCAGCGCGGGCACGTCGAACAGGTCCTGCAACCGGCCCTGCGCGAGGATCGCGACGAGCAGCACCGCGCAGAGGATCTCGATCGAGCTGACCCGGATCCGCCGCGCGCGCCGCTTCTGCTCGGGCGCGTTGTCGACAAGGGTTTTCACGAGGCCCGATGATGCCAGCCCGGGCCCGCCCGATCCCAGCGGGACACAGCACGAGGGGACCACTCGGACCGGTTTCGGCCCGAATCCGCCGTTCGCGCCCCCGTCAATCGGACAAGCCGGGCGCGAACCTCAGTCCAGACCCGGCAGTTCCGTCCGCAGCTGCGACGCGGTCGAGACCACGAGCATCAGCAACGTGCCCAGCGCCGACGGGTCCATGCCCTCGGCCGGGAACGCGTAGCGCAGCGTCACGTCGACTCCGCTGTCGGTGTGCCCGACGCCGAGCGTGCCGAACAGGCCCTGCCCCGCGCGTTCGGCCACGGCGACGGCGATCGCCGGGTTGTCCGGCAGATCCCACGCCACCACACAGGTCAGGCTCAGCACCGTGAGCCCGTCGGCCAGGCGCGTGGCCTGGATGACGCACGGGACCTCGGCGTGGCGGAAGGT
Protein-coding regions in this window:
- a CDS encoding YbjN domain-containing protein, whose product is MSTSEAAETAALLGLAREALERYLDVNVDDDGAITFRHAEVPCVIQATRLADGLTVLSLTCVVAWDLPDNPAIAVAVAERAGQGLFGTLGVGHTDSGVDVTLRYAFPAEGMDPSALGTLLMLVVSTASQLRTELPGLD